The sequence TTACGGTGGATTCCTTTCTTCCTGTAAGGGCACGGCGTAACCGGACCCCACCGAGACGATCAACCTCTCGTATTGCTTATCGGTCGCATTCCATACCAATCGTCCCGGAAAGGCGGTACGGACATCATCATTCAGACAGGCTCTAAATCGACTGCTTCAGCCGCTCAACCAGCTCGATGTAGCGGTTCATTGCCTCGGTTGCCGTTACACCTTTCAGTTTAGCCCAGGCATCGTACTTTAATCGTCCGGTCATATCGAGCACACCTGGCCGACTCCCCTGTACGTCACCAACCGTCGCCTGTTTGTAGAGTGCGTACAGTTGTAAAAGGGTTTCATTGTCGGGACGACGCGGTAATTGCTGCACCTCTTGCGCCGCACGCTCAAAAGCCGCCTGCAAATCACTCATTGCCGGTTCTCCTTACTTTACTTTCACACGGATCGTGCGTATATCGTACCACAATTCACGAGAGGTTTAACGCAATGTGTCAGCAATGTCATTCATCCCGCAGCGCAACTGCCGGGCTCGTCTGGCTCATGCGCAAAGCTGGCCATACTCCGGCCAGAACGGCGGCAACCAAAGCCACCATGAAGGCTTGTCCAAAAAGCGCTGGATCAACTGCTAACTCCAGCGTCCAACCAAATGAGCGCTTGTTGATCACATACGTCAGGATCAGAGCTAGTACCAATCCTAACGGTGCTGCCAGCAGACCGGCGGCTAACCCCATCAGTCCGGTCTGACCAAGCACGACTCCCCAAAGTTGGGCTGGAGTCAAGCCAACAGCGCGTAACACCCCTAATTCACGGGTACGTTCGAGCTGTAATGCCATCAGCGCACTCAAGATACCAATAAATGCGACAATGGTGGCCAGCAGTTGCAGCACAGAGGTGATAGCAAAGGTGCGATCAAAAACGATCAGTGTCCCTTCACGCAGAGCACGACTGGCATTGACCAGCACCGTCCCATACGCAGCACTTATCGTCCGTACCCGATCAATCACCGCTTCGACATCGTACCCGTCACGCACGTAAATAGCCAGTGAAGAGATCGCCTGATCATCCCATAATGAGCGGTAGGCAGTATCGTTCATCCGTATCACTCCCCGATCAGAGGTGTAGTCGTAATAGACACCGGCAATGGGGAGATCACGCAGTCCCCGATCGGTACGTACCGTAAGCGTATCACCGACACCTAGACCGCTGCGGAATGCTAACGGTTCTGAAATGAGCACAGCGCCACGCTCCCAGGCCTCCCATGTGGCAGCATCACCGCCCTGCTGGAAACGTAACGCTCGTCGACCACGTTCGGTCGCGCCACCAATGGCAACCAGTGTTGTCGGACCGGTTGGTAGGTCGATCTGCACACTGCGAAAGGTGGTAATCGACTCAATTTCGGGAATGGTCGCCAGCGCAGCCGCTAATGCCGGGTCAAGCACGGTATCGATTCGATTAGCGACGTTGCTCGGTGGTGAAACGTAGATGTCGGCAATTAAACTCTGCTCCAGCCAGTTGATGACAGTTTGGCGGAAGCTCCCGATCATAATCCCCACCCCAATAGTGACCGAAACTGCGACCATCAAGGCAGCGACTGCCACCGCTGTACGTGACAGGCTACTCACGACATCACGGATTGCCATTCGCCCTAACATACCTGCTATTCGCCCAAGCGTTGGTTGCAGGATGGTCATGAGCGCAACCAGGGCTGGTGGCGTAATAAGCGCAGCACCGACCACAATTGCAAACAGACCTCCAAATGCAATGTAGAGACCCATCGTGTTGGCCGGCATAGGAAGTGCCAGTGCTCCGCCGCCGAGGGCTAGTAGCGTCATACCTGATCCAGTCAGCCGTGGAATAGCCCGTCGAATCCGATCTTCGATGCTCGAACGACGGAGCACGGTGCGCGGTGGAGTGTACATGGCCTCAAGTGCTGGCATAAGCGCCGCCAGAATCGTGGCGATAACACCAAGTCCGGCCCCTTTTAAGAGCACAAATGGATCGATCTGAACATCACGCACAGTAACGACAAAATACAGATCGTTTATTGTCTGAGTAACTAATCCGACCAGTCCTCTTCCCAATACAACTCCCAGCCCCAACCCACCGGCCACGCCTAGCAAACTGATGATAAACGCCTCGGTCAATACCAGACCGGCCAATTGGGCGCGACTCACCCCTATACAGCGGAGCGTTCCCCATAAGGTACGGCGTTGGACAACACTAAAGGTCATGGTGTTGTAGATTAGAAACATGCCAACAATTAACGCCAGCAGACTCAAGGCGGTCAAATTTAGCTCAAAGGCATCAGTCATTTGCTGTAATGCCCCGGCGCGAGCAGTAACAGGCTGAACAGTGACACTCGGTGGCAGACTGGCTGCCAGAACATCGAGATCAAACGTCTCTGGTACAATCAGATCAATTCGACTCAGCCGACCAGTGTGGGAAAGCAATTCCTGAGCGCTTGAAATATCCACCACAATTAGACTCGCCAGGGCCTGACGACTCACCTCATCGGCAGGATCGAGAATACCAACAATCTCTAACATCGCTTGCCGAGCGCCGATCTGGATCGGCACGCTGTCGCCGAGATGTAGCTTGGCCGGTTCGGTGACAGTGCGAGCGAGCAGCGCAGCTCCTGGTTTGATCAGCAGCGTTGCCAGATCGACCGATCCGTTGCCGGCCAGGTATGGCCGGAACGGGGCCTCGGCAAAGGGATCGATCCCGAAAAGCTGGTACACACCAGGCCCAAGAGTTGGTGCATTGACGTAGCCCTCGACGATTGGTGCAGCATCTAGCGCAGGGAATTGACGCCGGATCATTGGGTAAATTGTTTCGGGTAGACCGGTCGGACCACCGACGATCTGATGCGTTGCCTGACCGGCGACGGTATCACCGGCCAGTTGAAATGCACGACGGGCACTGGCATTGGCCAGATCAATTGCCACAACAACGGCCACACCTAATGCCACACCGAGCACGCAGAGCAACATCTGCCACGGATGGCGAATAATCCAGCGAAACGAACTACGCACGAGCATACAGTTTGCGTTCTAGCGCGGTACTTCAACGCGATTGAGGATACGACCAATTGCTATGTCGGCGTTTAGACCTTCGATTTCGGCTTCCGGGCGTAAAATGATACGATGCCGCAAAACCGGACGAGCCAATAGCTTGACGTCGTCGGGGGTAACATAATTGCGATTATAGATAGCGGCCAATGTCTTAGCGGCGAGCAAAAGTGCGATTCCGGCTCGCAGCGATGCCCCAACCAGCAATTCAGGGCTATTGCGGGTCGCCTGGACAATCGAGACAATGTAATTCAGGATGCCCTGCTCAACCTGTACCTGGGCAATTTCCGCCCGACATGCCGTGAGTGCTTCGGGTGTCACAATGGCACGAAGACCGCTAGCCGTTAATTGATGCGCATCGAAACCAAGATGGTAACGGCGCAGAACTTCCGTTTCTACTTCACGTGATGCGTAATCGATCACCACTTTGAAGAGAAAACGGTCGAGTTGGGCCTCGGGCAATGGGTAGGTACCCTCATATTCAATCGGATTTTGGGTAGCAATGACGAAAAATGGTTCTGGCAGCGACAAGCGCTGGCCTTCGATAGTAACCTGACGCTCCTCCATCGCCTCAAGCAAGGCGCTCTGCGTTTTCGCCGGAGCGCGGTTGATCTCGTCACCTAACAATATCTGCGTGAAGATCGGCCCTTTGCGCAAACGAAACTGACCATTACTCAGATCGTACACTTGCGTGCCGACCACGTCGGATGGCATAAGATCGGGTGTAAATTGAATCCGACGAAAGTCGGCCTGGATCATCTGCGCCAGTGTTTTGGCCATCAATGTTTTGGCAGTGCCCGGCGGGCCTTCGATCAACACATGCCCTCCGCAAAGGAGAGCGGTGATCAACAGAGTTAACGGCTCTTCCTGACCGACAAGTGTTTTACGGGCTTCGCTTAACAGGTTCGATACCAGTTGTGCAGTTTGCATACAAGTTTCTCCACAATGACGCTATAGGTATGGTACCACGACTTGAAATGTTCCGGCAGGTGAGGGGTAACAATAGCAGATTTTTTCAGTAGAAGAGAGGAAGGAGAATAGTGAGTGGTATGGGAAGGTTCTAAACCAACCCCAGACGGAATGCTTCTGAGACAGGCGCGGGCTGCTAGCCTGCGATTCCAGCCGTGGTTGGCTTTAGGCTTGAAATGCACACTATCCGATGAGAAAAGTCAGGCAGATCAGCAACAATGCGGTGAGTACTACGGTCAAACTCATAAATGCAATACGCTCCCAGTGTAAAAAACGCCAATCGGGAGGAATCAAATTCTCGAAACCGTAAATTGCCAACCGATACTCTACTTCTGGATTTCCAAGATCGAGTTTTACTTCCGTTAGCGGAATAAAATTGATCTGCAACTCAGCCATTACAATCTGACTATCCTTATCCAGTTGCTTCTGCTGAAGTTCGATCATCTCTTTTACTTCGCTAATTTGAAGCCATTCGGGAGGAATGCGCTGAACTCGGTTCCGGTACACCAGTTCAGCTTTGCAGGTACGATGCAACCATGCCTCATCGACATCTGGCAGATCGTTGTGGACACTATCCTTTACCACCCGCCGCGACCACTCCATAATCTTGCGCTGCACCAGGCGCCCGAAGCTCTCGCAGCGTTTACAGGGCAACGAACCACGACCGTTGCACGCCGGACAGGGAACGACCCGTTGTCGAATAACCGATGGTGAACCTGCTGAAGCATTACCCGTCTCACTATCTGTCTGCTGAGCAGCAGGTTGTTCAGCAACGGTAATACGACGGGCACCTTTGCACGTTGTACAAATAATTACCCCTTGCCCCTTGCAAGATGGACAGGTAACGATCTGTTCGGAACCGGGCACGATCACA comes from Chloroflexus sp. Y-396-1 and encodes:
- a CDS encoding acyl-CoA-binding protein; this encodes MSDLQAAFERAAQEVQQLPRRPDNETLLQLYALYKQATVGDVQGSRPGVLDMTGRLKYDAWAKLKGVTATEAMNRYIELVERLKQSI
- a CDS encoding ABC transporter permease, producing the protein MLVRSSFRWIIRHPWQMLLCVLGVALGVAVVVAIDLANASARRAFQLAGDTVAGQATHQIVGGPTGLPETIYPMIRRQFPALDAAPIVEGYVNAPTLGPGVYQLFGIDPFAEAPFRPYLAGNGSVDLATLLIKPGAALLARTVTEPAKLHLGDSVPIQIGARQAMLEIVGILDPADEVSRQALASLIVVDISSAQELLSHTGRLSRIDLIVPETFDLDVLAASLPPSVTVQPVTARAGALQQMTDAFELNLTALSLLALIVGMFLIYNTMTFSVVQRRTLWGTLRCIGVSRAQLAGLVLTEAFIISLLGVAGGLGLGVVLGRGLVGLVTQTINDLYFVVTVRDVQIDPFVLLKGAGLGVIATILAALMPALEAMYTPPRTVLRRSSIEDRIRRAIPRLTGSGMTLLALGGGALALPMPANTMGLYIAFGGLFAIVVGAALITPPALVALMTILQPTLGRIAGMLGRMAIRDVVSSLSRTAVAVAALMVAVSVTIGVGIMIGSFRQTVINWLEQSLIADIYVSPPSNVANRIDTVLDPALAAALATIPEIESITTFRSVQIDLPTGPTTLVAIGGATERGRRALRFQQGGDAATWEAWERGAVLISEPLAFRSGLGVGDTLTVRTDRGLRDLPIAGVYYDYTSDRGVIRMNDTAYRSLWDDQAISSLAIYVRDGYDVEAVIDRVRTISAAYGTVLVNASRALREGTLIVFDRTFAITSVLQLLATIVAFIGILSALMALQLERTRELGVLRAVGLTPAQLWGVVLGQTGLMGLAAGLLAAPLGLVLALILTYVINKRSFGWTLELAVDPALFGQAFMVALVAAVLAGVWPALRMSQTSPAVALRDE
- a CDS encoding MoxR family ATPase yields the protein MQTAQLVSNLLSEARKTLVGQEEPLTLLITALLCGGHVLIEGPPGTAKTLMAKTLAQMIQADFRRIQFTPDLMPSDVVGTQVYDLSNGQFRLRKGPIFTQILLGDEINRAPAKTQSALLEAMEERQVTIEGQRLSLPEPFFVIATQNPIEYEGTYPLPEAQLDRFLFKVVIDYASREVETEVLRRYHLGFDAHQLTASGLRAIVTPEALTACRAEIAQVQVEQGILNYIVSIVQATRNSPELLVGASLRAGIALLLAAKTLAAIYNRNYVTPDDVKLLARPVLRHRIILRPEAEIEGLNADIAIGRILNRVEVPR